Within the Mycobacterium gordonae genome, the region TGGAGACGATGAAGTAGCAGATGACGGCAAGCGTGATGGCCGCGAACGCGTAGCAGCGCACGCCCATCTGCTGCAGCACCGTCAGCATCATTCCGCCTAGAAACCAGGCGAGGTAAGTGGGCAGCCACAGTCGCGCGCCGTCGGGAAAAAACCGGTCGATGTGCACCAGCACCAGCCAGCCGGGGCTGATCAGTGTCAACGCCGCCAGCGCTGCCAGCACCAATTTCGGTTGCCACCGTCGGCGGCTGAGCACCACCAGCAACAGGTAGGCCAGCAGCGGAAGCGTCACGTAAAAGGCCGCCTCGACCGCCAGGCTCCACATCTGGGTCAGACCCTGGTGCAGGTATTTGCCGAGGTAGCCGTCGGTGTAAATCTGCGTCAGTGTGAGGTTTCGGATCAAGCCCAGCCAGCTGTGCCCGGGGTTGGGCCCGGCCTCGCGATAGTGGTACAGCACATATGCGATCGACACCGTGACGACATAGGCGGGCATGATGCGCCGCACCCGGTTGCGGGCATAGCGCCGCACCGAAGGCCACGGCGCGCCGGTGGCTGCCGATTTCACCCACGGTCGGAACAGCAGGTAACCAGACAACACGAAGAACATCGGCACGCCGATCTCCATACGCGCACCGACCAGACCCCAGTAGCCGTGGGTGTACTTGCCGGTGGTGTAGGCCGCGTGGGTGCCCACCACCAGCAGCGCGGCGACGGCGCGGACACCGGTCAGCGATGCGACCCGGTCGACGCCAGAGGTCTGCTCGAGACCGCCCTGGGCGTCCTCGGCTTCCGATACCGTCATGCGTCGCGCTTTCGGCTCGGCTTGCCCTTGCCGCTGGGTTGCCGGGGCGTCCGGACTTTGTCGGAACGCCGGTCCGGCCGGAGGTTGATCAGCACTCCCGAAATACGGGTCTGTTCCAGCTTTTTCAGCGTCGCCCGGGGCAGCTTGGCCGGAAGTTCGACCATGGAGAAGTCCGGCCCGATGGCGATATGACCGAAATCGCTACGATGCAGACCCCCCTCGTTGGCGATGGCGCCCACGATCGCGCCCGGCCCAATCCGGTGCCGCTTGCCCACGTCGATCCGGTAAGTTGTGAAAGGCTTTGTCTGCCTTGGCCTTTCGGTACGATCGCGGTGTTCGTCGCGATCTTGGCGTCGCTCACGGCGCTCCGGTGGCGGTTCCGGTGCGAGCAGAAATGCCTCACCGTCGCGGGACTGCAACGCAAGCGCCGCCGCGATATCGGCCATCGGCACGTCGTGTTCGCGTTCGTAGTCCTCCACCAGCCGGCGGAACAATTCGATGCCCGGGCTGCCCAGCGCATCGGTGATCGAGTCGGCGAACTTGGCCACCCGCTGGGCGTTGACGTCCTCGACGGAGGGCAACTCGGCCTCGGTGAGTGTTTGCCGCGTGGCCTTTTCGATTGCCTTGAGCAGGTGGCGTTCCCGAGGCGAAACGAACAACAGCGCGCTGCCGGACCTTCCGGCCCGGCCGGTGCGCCCGATGCGGTGCACGTAGGACTCGGTGTCGTGCGGGATGTCGTAGTTAAGGACGTGGGATATGCGCTCCACGTCGAGCCCCCGGGCGGCGACGTCGGTGGCGACCAGAATGTCGATGCTCCCGTCCTTGAGGGCCGCAATGGTTCGCTCCCGCTGGCCCTGCGGGATGTCGCCGTTGATGGCGGCCGCGGAGAAGCCGCGGGCGCGTAACCTTTCGGCGACTTCCTCGGTGGCCTGCTTGGTGCGCACGAAAACGATCATCGCCTCGAACGGCTCGACCTCGAGCACCCGCGTCAGCGCGTCCATCTTGCGCGGGCCTGCCACCTGGATGTAACGCTGTGAAATATTCTCGGCGGTAGCGGTTTTCGCTTTGGACGTGACTTCCAGCGGATCGTGCAGGTATTTGGTGGTGATCTTGCGGATGGCCGGTGGCATGGTGGCCGAGAAGAGAGCCACCTGCTTGTACTCCGGCGTCTCGGACAAGATGCGGTCGACTTCTTCGGCGAAACCCATGGTGAGCATCTCGTCGGCCTCGTCGAGCACCAGGTAGTCCACCCGCGAAAGATCCAGCGTCCCGCGTTCCAGGTGGTCGATGACACGGCCCGGGGTGCCGACCACGACCTGGGCGCCGCGCTTGAGTCCGGCAAGTTGGACGGTGTACGACGAGCCGCCGTAGATCGGCAGGACGTTGAGCTGCCGCAGCTGGGCGCCGTACCGGCTGAACGCCTCGGCCACCTGCAGGGCCAATTCGCGGGTGGGCGCCAGCACCAGCGCCTGGGTCGCCTTGCTGGTGGTGTCGATTTTGGACAGGATCGGCAGTGCGAACGCCGCCGTCTTGCCGGTGCCGGTCTGGGCCAGGCCCACCACGTCCGAACCCGCCATCAGCGCCGGAATCGTCGCCTCCTGGATCCCGGTCGGGGATTCGTAGCCCACGGCGGCGATCGCGCGCACGACATCGGGATGAATGTGCAGGTCGGCGAACGTGGTAACGGGCGTTTCGGGGGGACTGTCCGGGATTGCCATCAGGAGATGAAGTCTAGAGCCTGCCATCCGGGCGGCCATGCCTGCCGCACCCCCGGGCCCGGTGACGGTACGGTGCCCGGTGTGTGGATGCTGCCCTACCGCGCCGCGCGGCTGACGGTCGTTGCTGCCGTCGCGGCGGCGACGCTGGCCGGATGCGGCTCGGGGGACTCCACGGTCGCCAAGACGCCGCAGGCCACCAAACCCACCTCCGCGGCGATGACGGCGGGCCCCGTCAATCCCTCGCCGGGCACCGCCGCCCCACCGAGCACGAGCGAACCGCCCCCGGACCCGTGCGCGCTCAACCTGGGCTCACCCACCATTGCCAAGGTCGTCTCGGAGCTCCCCCGCGACCCGCGCAGTCAGCAACCCTGGAACCCGAACCGCTGGGCGGAAACTACAACGAGTGCGCGCAGTTGTCGGCGGTGATCATCAAAGCCAATACCAACGGCGACAGTCCGACGACCCGGGCGGTGCTGTTCCACCTGGGCAAGTTCATTCCGCAGGGCGTGCCCGACACGTACGGATTCAACGGGGTCGACGCGGCGCAGAGCACCGGGGACACCGTGGCGCTGACGTACGTCAGCGGGGTCGGTCTGCCAGCCACGGTCAAGTTCCGGTGGAACGGCAGCGGGGTGGAGATCATCAGTAACACGCCGGGCCGCTGAGCGCTCCGGCGGATTCGCCGGCGCTGCCGGCGTACACCTCGCCCCCAACGCCGTGACCACCGTCGCCAGCTCAGGCCAGTCCATCATCCGTGCCGGCCGATTCGGCCGGCCGGAGCAGCAATGCCGACCATGAACAGCGCTGCAACGACGCCCAGCAACGCAACGGAGGCGGGCAGCCACATCGACTGTGCCGTCGCCGCACAGAACGGCTCCCGCAAGAGTTCAGGCAGTAGCAGGCCCGCACCGCCGACCCCTGGCACGGGTGGCACGCTACCGGACGTCACTGGCACCTCGGCGCTGATCCTCGAGGTCATCAGTGCCGCCATGCCGGCGCTCCCCAGCACCGCCCCGAGTTGACGGGTGGCGTCGTACACACCAGAACTGGCCCCGGCCAGATGCGCTGGCAGGTTGCGAGTTGCGTTGGCAGCCAAGGGAGACCAAACGAACGCGACACCGATTCCCATGGCGAGGAAGGGTGCTGTCAGCCGCCACACCGGCGTCGACGGAGACATCTCGACCGACAACCACGTCAGTCCGATCGCCACCACCGAGAAGCCGAACCCGATGACGTGCCGCGGGTGCGACCTGTCCACGATCCGGCCCACCACCGGAGCCAGGCCACCACTGACGATCGCCATCGAGGCCGTCAACAGGGCCGCGCGGATCGGCGGCAACCCGCACACCGCCTGCGCGTAGAACATCACCGGCAACGTCATCGACGTCATCGTGAACGACATCGCCGCCACGCCGATCGTGGACACGATGAAGCCCCGATCCCCGAAGATGCGCGGCGGGACCAGCGGCTCGCGGGCGTTGATCGACTGCCAGTAGACGAACACCGACATGATTGCTACGCCGGCGACGATCATGGCGAAGATCCATGACTGCCACTGGGCGGCCTGGCCCTGCTGAAGTCCGAACACGATCAGGAACACTCCAACCGTGGACAAGCCCACACCGACCCAGTCGAACCGGTGGCGTTGAGTCGGCAGAGCCGGGATGCACCTGACCGCCAACGCCAGTGCCACCACACCGATCGGGACGTTGACGAAGAAGATCCACTGCCAACCGAGGGTGTCCACCAGCACCCCGCTGGCCAGCGGCCCGACCAGGGTCGCGATCGCGGCGGTGACGCCCCACACGCTCATCGCTGCACCCCGCCGCCGCGGCGGAAACAGGCGAGTGACCATCGACAGTATCTGTGGGGCAAGCAAAGCCGCCCCGACCCCCTGCACGGCACGGGCGGCGATCAGCATGCCCACGGTGCCGGAAAACCCGCACCACGCCGAGGCGCCGACGAAAATCGCCAGACCCAGCACGTAGAGGCTCTTCTGGCCGAACCGGTCTCCGAGGCGTCCGGCGACCAGCAACGGCACCGCGAACGCCAGGAGGTAGGCGCTGGTCACCCAGATCACGGCGTGGTAGGTGGTGTGCAGCGAGGCCATGATGCTCGGATTGGCCACCACAACCACCGTCGAGTCGACCAGGATCATGAAACGGCCTACCAGCATGGTCGCCAGGATCGCTCCCAGCCTGCGAAAGTCGTTGGAGTGAGCCGTATTCAGCGCAGCCGCGGGCACGACGCCGCGCCCGCCTGACCCTGTCGTCGCCATGGCCGTCACCCACTTCGTTTCGGCGCCGATGCCGAATCCTGCGCAGGTCGCGTGATCTGCGTCACATACGTTAGGCACCCGTCGAAATCGTGGTCTAGCAGAAGCTTTCGAAGACGCTGTTGCGCACGACGCAACCGTCGCCCGCCGTCGTGTCACACTGCTGGCCTACCGTTGCAGCTGTGTTCGTCACCGCCGGCAACATCGTCTACAGCGCCTCGGATCTCGCGTCCGCCGCGCGGTGCGAGTACGCCTTGCTGCGGGATTTCGACGCCAAGCTCGGGCGCGGCCCGGCGGTGTCCGTCGAAGACGAATTGCTGGCACGCACCGCCGTACTCGGCGATGACCACGAACGCCGCAGGTTGGATCGCCTGCGCGCACAGTTCGGGGACAGGATCACGGTCATCGGCCGTCCCGCCTACACCTACGCCGGTCTCACGGCCGCGGCCGACGCCACCCGCCGCGCCATCGCCGCCGGCGCCCCGGTGGTCTATCAGGCTGCCATGTTCGACGGCCGCTTCGTCGGTTTCTCGGACTTCCTGATCCGCGACGGCGAGCGCTACCGGGTCACCGACACCAAGCTGGCCCGCTCGCCGAAGGTCACCGCGCTGCTGCAGCTGGCCGCATACGCCGACGCACTCACGGCCGGCGGCGTGCCCGTCGCCCCGGATGCCGAACTCGAACTCGGGGACGGCACGGTGGTCCGCTACCGCCTCAGTGACCTGATGCCGGTCTACCGGACCCAGCGCGCACAGCTGCAGAGGCTGCTGGATGAGCACTTCGCCGCCGGCCGCGCGGTGCGCTGGGAGGACGCCGGAATCCAGGCCTGCTTCCGTTGCCCGCTGTGCACCGAGCAATTGCGTGCCGCCGACGACCTGCTGCTGGTCGCCGGCATGCGAATCAGCCAGCGCGAGAAGTTGATTGACGCCGGAGTCAGCACCGTCGGCGAGCTGGCCGCCCGCGGCCGGCCGGTGCCCGGGCTGGGCAGCCAGGCGCTCGGCAAGCTGACCGCACAGGCCAAACTGCAGATACGGCAACGCGATAGCGGTACCGCTCAGTTCGAGGTGGCCGATCCACAGCAACTGGCGCTGTTGCCGGAGCCGAACCCAGGCGACCTGTTCTTCGACTTCGAAGGCGACCCACTGTGGACTGCCGACGGCAACCAGTGGGGCTTGGAGTATCTGTTCGGCGTCCTGGAATCCGGGCCGGCGGGACGATTCCGTCCGCTGTGGGCACATGATCGCATCGACGAGCGAAAGGCGCTCAAGCAGTTTCTGGCTCTGGTGGCCAAGCGGCGTAAGCGCTACCCGAACATGCACATCTACCACTACGCGGCCTACGAGAAGACCGCGTTATTGCGGCTTGCCGGGCGCTACGGCGTCGGTGAAGACGAAGTCGACGATTTGTTGCGCAACGGGGTGCTAGTAGACCTTTATCCCTTGGTACGCAAGAGCATTCGCGTCGGCGCCGAAAGCCTGAGCCTGAAGGCGCTCGAGCCGCTGTACATGGGCACCCAGTTGCGCTCGGGTGATGTCACCACCGCCACCGACTCGATCACCTCCTATGCGCGGTACTGCGAATTGGCGGCCGGCGGCCGGGCGGACGAGGCTGCTACGGTGCTCGAGGAGATCGAGGAATACAACCATTACGACTGTCTGTCCACCCGCAAGCTACGGGACTGGTTGCTGATTCTGGCGTGGGAATCGGGTGTGACACCGATCGGCGTTCAGCCGGTCCTCGAGCGCGACGCCATCAAAGCACACGACGAGCTGGCGGCGGCTCTGGCGACGTTCACCGGCGACGCCGCGGCCGGTGACCGCACCCCCGAGCAGACGGCCGTCGCCCTGGTAGCGGCCGCCCGTGGATATCACCAACGCGAGGACAAACCGTTCTGGTGGTCGCACTTCGACCGGTTGAACTATCCCCTCGACGAATGGTCGGACAACACAGACGTTTTCGTCGTCGAATCGGCATCCGTGGTCACCGACTGGCACACTCCGCCGCGGGCCCGCAAGCCGCAACGCCGGCTGCGGCTGCATGGTGAGCTGGCCCGCGGCGACCTGAATTCGGAGGTTTTCGCTCTCTACGAACCGCCGGCGCCGGCCGGCATGGCCGAGGATCCCGACCGTCGCGGGGCGGGGCGCGCCCAGGTCGTCGATGTCGACGACCTCAGCCTGCCTGCCGAGGTGACGATTGTGGAACGAACAGGCAAGGACGGAAACACCTTTGGTCAGCTGCCCTTCGCGTTGACACCCGGCCCGCCGGTGAAGACGACAGCGCTGCGCGAGTCCATCGCGTCGACGGCACAGGCCGTCGCCACGGCATTGCCGACGCTGCCCCGCACCGCGCTCATGGACCTACTGCTGCGACAGCCACCGCGCACCCACGGCGCTACGGCGTTGCCGCGCAGCAACGACACCATCACCGACATCACGACCGCCACGCTGAGCCTGGATTCGTCCTACCTGGCGGTGCACGGACCGCCCGGCACTGGCAAGACGCACACCGCTGCCCGGGTGATCAAAACTCTGGTCACCGAACATTCCTGGCGCGTCGGCGTGGTCGCACAATCGCACGCCGCGGTGGAGAACGTGTTGAACTGCGTGATCGATGCCGGCCTCGATCCGGCTCTCGTCGGCAAAAAGGGCAGCGCTGGCGCGCGTTGGCAGGAGATCGACGCGAGCCGGTACCCGACGTTCATCGCCGACCACGCGGGCTGCGTGATCGGCGGCACGGCCTGGGATTTCGCCAATGCGCAGCGAGTGCCGCCGGGCTGCCTGGATCTGCTGGTGATCGACGAGGCGGGTCAATTCTGCCTGGCCAACACCATCGCGGTGGCACCGGCGGCCACCAACCTGTTACTTCTCGGGGATCCCCAGCAACTACCGCAGGTCAGTCAGGGCACCCATCCGGAAAAGGTCGACATCTCCGCGCTGGAATGGCTGGTCGACGGACATCAGACACTACCCGACGACCGCGGGTATTTCTTGGATCTGTCCTTCCGGATGCATCCGGACGTGTGCGCCGCCGTCTCGGCGCTGTCCTACGAAGGCCGGCTGCGTTCGCACGCCCAGCGCACCGCCGCTCGCCGACTGCACGGCCACGACCCCGGCGTGCATGTGTTATCCGTTCGCCACCAAGGCAATTCGATCGACAGCCTCGAAGAGGCTGCGGCCATCGTGGATGAGATCGAACGTCTGCTCGGCCGGCCGTGGACAGATGAGCACGGTACCCGGCCGCTGGCCGCCTCGGAGGTACTGGTGCTGGCGCCGTACAACGCGCAGGTGACCCTGATCCGCCACCAGCTCGCGCAAGCCGGCCTGCCTGGGGTCCGGGTCGGCACGGTCGACAAGTTCCAGGGCGGGCAGGCCCCGGTCGTCTTCGTCTCCATGACGGCGTCGTCGATCGACGATGTGCCCCGAGGTATCTCCTTCCTGCTCAACCGCAACCGGCTCAACGTCGCCATCAGCCG harbors:
- a CDS encoding TM0106 family RecB-like putative nuclease, which translates into the protein MFVTAGNIVYSASDLASAARCEYALLRDFDAKLGRGPAVSVEDELLARTAVLGDDHERRRLDRLRAQFGDRITVIGRPAYTYAGLTAAADATRRAIAAGAPVVYQAAMFDGRFVGFSDFLIRDGERYRVTDTKLARSPKVTALLQLAAYADALTAGGVPVAPDAELELGDGTVVRYRLSDLMPVYRTQRAQLQRLLDEHFAAGRAVRWEDAGIQACFRCPLCTEQLRAADDLLLVAGMRISQREKLIDAGVSTVGELAARGRPVPGLGSQALGKLTAQAKLQIRQRDSGTAQFEVADPQQLALLPEPNPGDLFFDFEGDPLWTADGNQWGLEYLFGVLESGPAGRFRPLWAHDRIDERKALKQFLALVAKRRKRYPNMHIYHYAAYEKTALLRLAGRYGVGEDEVDDLLRNGVLVDLYPLVRKSIRVGAESLSLKALEPLYMGTQLRSGDVTTATDSITSYARYCELAAGGRADEAATVLEEIEEYNHYDCLSTRKLRDWLLILAWESGVTPIGVQPVLERDAIKAHDELAAALATFTGDAAAGDRTPEQTAVALVAAARGYHQREDKPFWWSHFDRLNYPLDEWSDNTDVFVVESASVVTDWHTPPRARKPQRRLRLHGELARGDLNSEVFALYEPPAPAGMAEDPDRRGAGRAQVVDVDDLSLPAEVTIVERTGKDGNTFGQLPFALTPGPPVKTTALRESIASTAQAVATALPTLPRTALMDLLLRQPPRTHGATALPRSNDTITDITTATLSLDSSYLAVHGPPGTGKTHTAARVIKTLVTEHSWRVGVVAQSHAAVENVLNCVIDAGLDPALVGKKGSAGARWQEIDASRYPTFIADHAGCVIGGTAWDFANAQRVPPGCLDLLVIDEAGQFCLANTIAVAPAATNLLLLGDPQQLPQVSQGTHPEKVDISALEWLVDGHQTLPDDRGYFLDLSFRMHPDVCAAVSALSYEGRLRSHAQRTAARRLHGHDPGVHVLSVRHQGNSIDSLEEAAAIVDEIERLLGRPWTDEHGTRPLAASEVLVLAPYNAQVTLIRHQLAQAGLPGVRVGTVDKFQGGQAPVVFVSMTASSIDDVPRGISFLLNRNRLNVAISRAQYAAVIVRSELLTQYLPATPAGLVDLGAFLALTAAP
- a CDS encoding acyltransferase family protein; the encoded protein is MTVSEAEDAQGGLEQTSGVDRVASLTGVRAVAALLVVGTHAAYTTGKYTHGYWGLVGARMEIGVPMFFVLSGYLLFRPWVKSAATGAPWPSVRRYARNRVRRIMPAYVVTVSIAYVLYHYREAGPNPGHSWLGLIRNLTLTQIYTDGYLGKYLHQGLTQMWSLAVEAAFYVTLPLLAYLLLVVLSRRRWQPKLVLAALAALTLISPGWLVLVHIDRFFPDGARLWLPTYLAWFLGGMMLTVLQQMGVRCYAFAAITLAVICYFIVSTPIAGAPTTSPASLPEALWKTGFYAVIATLAVAPLALGDTGWYSRLLASRPMVWLGEISYEIFLIHLITMEFAMVYIVRAHVYTGPMLNLFIATMVVTIPLAWLLHRFTRVR
- a CDS encoding MFS transporter, coding for MLVGRFMILVDSTVVVVANPSIMASLHTTYHAVIWVTSAYLLAFAVPLLVAGRLGDRFGQKSLYVLGLAIFVGASAWCGFSGTVGMLIAARAVQGVGAALLAPQILSMVTRLFPPRRRGAAMSVWGVTAAIATLVGPLASGVLVDTLGWQWIFFVNVPIGVVALALAVRCIPALPTQRHRFDWVGVGLSTVGVFLIVFGLQQGQAAQWQSWIFAMIVAGVAIMSVFVYWQSINAREPLVPPRIFGDRGFIVSTIGVAAMSFTMTSMTLPVMFYAQAVCGLPPIRAALLTASMAIVSGGLAPVVGRIVDRSHPRHVIGFGFSVVAIGLTWLSVEMSPSTPVWRLTAPFLAMGIGVAFVWSPLAANATRNLPAHLAGASSGVYDATRQLGAVLGSAGMAALMTSRISAEVPVTSGSVPPVPGVGGAGLLLPELLREPFCAATAQSMWLPASVALLGVVAALFMVGIAAPAGRIGRHG
- a CDS encoding DEAD/DEAH box helicase — encoded protein: MAIPDSPPETPVTTFADLHIHPDVVRAIAAVGYESPTGIQEATIPALMAGSDVVGLAQTGTGKTAAFALPILSKIDTTSKATQALVLAPTRELALQVAEAFSRYGAQLRQLNVLPIYGGSSYTVQLAGLKRGAQVVVGTPGRVIDHLERGTLDLSRVDYLVLDEADEMLTMGFAEEVDRILSETPEYKQVALFSATMPPAIRKITTKYLHDPLEVTSKAKTATAENISQRYIQVAGPRKMDALTRVLEVEPFEAMIVFVRTKQATEEVAERLRARGFSAAAINGDIPQGQRERTIAALKDGSIDILVATDVAARGLDVERISHVLNYDIPHDTESYVHRIGRTGRAGRSGSALLFVSPRERHLLKAIEKATRQTLTEAELPSVEDVNAQRVAKFADSITDALGSPGIELFRRLVEDYEREHDVPMADIAAALALQSRDGEAFLLAPEPPPERRERRQDRDEHRDRTERPRQTKPFTTYRIDVGKRHRIGPGAIVGAIANEGGLHRSDFGHIAIGPDFSMVELPAKLPRATLKKLEQTRISGVLINLRPDRRSDKVRTPRQPSGKGKPSRKRDA